A window of the Arachis duranensis cultivar V14167 chromosome 5, aradu.V14167.gnm2.J7QH, whole genome shotgun sequence genome harbors these coding sequences:
- the LOC107490295 gene encoding casein kinase 1-like protein 3, with product MERIIASKYKLGRKIGSGSFGEIYLATHVDTFEIVAVKIENTKTKHPQLLYEAKLYNILQGGSGIPSIRWSGVDGEDNVLVMDLLGLSLEDPFVYCGRKFSLKTVLMLADQMMTRIEYVHSKGFLHRDIKPDNFLMGLGRKANQVYIIDFGLAKRYRDSTTNRHIPYRENKNLTGTARYASCNTHLGIEQSRRDDLESLGYVLLYFLRGSLPWQGLKAATKKQKYDKICEKKVSTPIEVLCKSHPVEFASYFHYCHSLTFDQRPDYGFLKRLFREQFAREGFEFDYVFDWTILKYQQAQKNRVQAHSSVVPGASNSRATPMDFDNHRGDATEHIKSGNATGSGVKFQFKPPAVKNPLDKNDKNIFGEANIPSTSHSHAGPSKRNSLKPAPSSDAVNPGHGQGSKVGPSSSWISSLHRISSAK from the exons ATGGAACGCATCATCGCCTCCAAGTACAAGCTCGGCCGCAAGATCGGAAGCGGTTCCTTCGGCGAAATCTACCTAG CTACGCATGTTGATACCTTCGAGATCGTCGCCGTCAAGATC GAGAACACTAAAACGAAGCATCCTCAATTGCTTTATGAGGCCAAGCTTTACAACATTCTCCAAGGAGGAA GTGGCATTCCTAGCATAAGATGGTCTGGTGTAGATGGGGAGGATAATGTTCTTGTGATGGATTTGCTTGGGCTTAGTCTTGAGGATCCCTTTGTGTATTGTGGAAGGAAGTTCTCATTGAAGACAGTATTGATGTTGGCTGATCAAATG ATGACTAGAATAGAATATGTGCATTCCAAAGGTTTTCTACATAGAGATATAAAGCCTGACAACTTCCTCATGGGACTTGGTCGGAAAGCAAACCAG GTTTACATAATTGATTTTGGGCTTGCAAAACGATATCGGGACTCTACAACCAATCGCCACATCCCTTACAG GGAGAACAAAAACTTAACGGGGACTGCACGCTATGCAAGTTGCAATACACATCTTGGGATTG AGCAAAGTcggcgggatgatttggagtcATTGGGATATGTGCTTCTCTACTTTCTCAGAGGAAG CCTTCCTTGGCAAGGTCTAAAGGCTGCAACAAAGAAGCAGAAGTATGACAAAATATGTGAGAAGAAAGTGTCAACCCCTATTGAG GTTCTTTGCAAATCTCATCCTGTAGAGTTTGCTTCATACTTCCATTACTGCCACTCTCTGACCTTTGATCAGCGACCTGACTATGGATTCTTGAAGCGCCTATTTCGGGAACAATTTGCTCGGGAAG GGTTTGAATTTGATTATGTGTTTGATTGGACTATTTTAAAGTACCAGCAGGCACAAAAGAATAGAGTCCAGGCTCACTCATCT GTGGTCCCGGGAGCAAGCAACAGTCGTGCAACACCAATGGACTTTGACAACCATCGAG GTGATGCTACAGAGCACATTAAATCAGGCAATGCCACTGGCTCTGGTGTTAAATTTCAGTTTAAACCACCTGCTGTTAAAAATCCACTCGACAAGAATGACAAGAAT ATTTTTGGTGAAGCAAATATACCCTCTACTTCCCATTCTCATGCTGGTCCTTCAAAAAGGAACTCCTTGAAGCCTGCTCCGTCCTCCGATGCTGTTAACCCTGGCCATGGGCAAGGCAGTAAAGTTGGCCCTTCAAGTAGCTGGATTTCATCTCTGCATCGCATATCATCTGCCAAATGA
- the LOC107490237 gene encoding probable xyloglucan endotransglucosylase/hydrolase protein 26 isoform X2 — MAAASEKMFLALLFIFFMARGIIIVDANFGKSMYLTWGTQHASIQGEDLQLVLDQTSGSAAQTKIPFLFGSIESKIKLVPNNSAGTVTAYYLSSTGSQHDEIDFEFLGNISGQPYIVHTNIYTQGNGSKEQQFYLWFDPTADFHNYTIHWNPTQVVWYIDSIPIRVFMNNEEEGIAYPNKQGMKVYTSLWNADDWATRGGLVKTNWTNAPFIARLNRFRARACKWNGPISINNCASNVPSNWWTSPIYKQLSYAQMGQLNWVRNNYMIYDYCKDTKRFNGQVPPECFKTQF, encoded by the exons ATGGCAGCAGCATCCGAAAAAATGTTTTTGGCTTTGttgttcatatttttcatgGCACGAGGGATTATCATAGTGGATGCAAACTTTGGTAAAAGCATGTATCTCACATGGGGTACCCAACATGCTTCAATTCAGGGTGAAGATCTTCAGCTTGTGTTAGATCAAACTTCAG GTTCTGCTGCTCAAACAAAGATACCATTCTTATTTGGAAGTATAGAATCGAAAATCAAACTGGTACCTAATAATTCTGCAGGAACTGTTACAGCCTATTAT CTATCCTCTACAGGAAGTCAACATGATGAGATAGACTTTGAGTTCTTAGGCAACATTTCAGGACAACCATATATTGTCCACACAAACATATATACACAAGGAAATGGAAGCAAAGAGCAACAATTTTACCTTTGGTTTGACCCTACCGCTGATTTTCACAATTACACCATTCATTGGAACCCCACTCAAGTTGT GTGGTATATTGATAGCATACCGATTAGAGTTTTTATGAACAATGAAGAGGAGGGCATAGCATACCCAAACAAGCAAGGAATGAAAGTATACACAAGCCTATGGAATGCAGATGATTGGGCCACAAGGGGTGGTTTGGTGAAGACTAATTGGACCAATGCACCATTCATTGCAAGGTTGAACCGTTTCAGAGCAAGGGCTTGCAAATGGAATGGACCAATTAGCATAAACAATTGTGCCTCTAATGTCCCTTCTAATTGGTGGACTTCACCCATTTACAAGCAATTAAGCTATGCACAGATGGGTCAGTTAAATTGGGTTAGAAACAATTACATGATCTATGATTACTGCAAAGATACCAAGAGATTCAATGGTCAAGTGCCTCCTGAATGTTTTAAGACACAGTTCTAA
- the LOC107490236 gene encoding aldehyde oxidase GLOX1-like yields MQINLMPTNKIIVYDATIYRISRIQYPPGVPCVPFMDEFTYQMKQDCFAHSMEYDLDTNQARPLKVTADPWCSCGGLAPDGTLISSGGFRDGSRTIRYYGGPNCQKDCDWREHNEALKEDRWYGSQTILPNGDFIVIGGRRSFSYEFLPKVEGQITDKPYFFPFLYETSDLDENNLYPFVHLIPDGNLFLFSNNRSLLLNPTNNKVVRTFPVLPGGSRNYPASGMSALLPINLNNNNVTAEVMVCGGNNPNAFFLAETRKTFLSALQDCNRMVITDPNPTWDSERMPSRRTMGDALILPNGQILFINGAQVGTSAWWDADQPNLTPVLYSPEKAKGKRFKVMKPTTIARMYHSTSAVIPNGKIWVAGSNTHDTYKDHDKFPTETRVEGFSPPYLDPKLDNFRPQIIEQTSTKDLKYGVNFETQFSVKRGFHLTKNDIKVTMYFPPFTTHGVSMSQRLLVLKNEAFVKDFIKGVFKLTSVAPPAGEVAPPGYYLLFVVHRGVPSKGMWVHIQK; encoded by the exons ATGCAAATCAATTTGATGCCAACAAACAAGATTATTGTGTATGATGCCACCATTTATCGCATCTCTAGGATCCAATATCCACCGGGGGTGCCTTGTGTTCCATTCATGGATGAATTCACCTACCAAATGAAACAAGATTGCTTTGCTCATTCTATGGAATATGATCTTGACACAAATCAAGCTAGGCCACTCAag GTAACGGCAGATCCATGGTGTTCATGTGGAGGGCTTGCACCTGATGGAACCCTAATAAGCTCTGGCGGTTTCAGAGATGGATCAAGAACCATCAGATACTATGGTGGACCTAACTGCCAAAAAGACTGTGATTGGAGGGAACATAATGAAGCTTTGAAAGAAGATAGATG GTATGGAAGTCAAACAATTCTTCCGAATGGTGATTTCATAGTGATAGGAGGTCGCAGATCTTTTAGCTATGAGTTCCTCCCTAAAGTAGAAGGTCAAATTACCGATAAACCCTACTTCTTCCCATTCCTCTATGAAACCTCAGACCTTGATGAAAACAATCTCTATCCTTTTGTCCACCTTATTCCTGATGGAAATCTCTTCCTTTTCTCCAACAATCGCTCTCTCCTTCTCAATCCAACCAACAACAAGGTTGTCCGCACCTTCCCCGTCCTCCCAGGCGGCTCGAGAAACTACCCGGCCTCCGGCATGTCCGCCCTTCTCCCCATAAacctcaataataataatgttaccGCCGAAGTCATGGTATGCGGCGGCAACAACCCCAATGCATTTTTCTTAGCCGAAACTAGAAAAACTTTTCTTTCAGCTCTTCAAGATTGCAATAGGATGGTGATCACAGACCCTAACCCTACCTGGGACTCAGAACGAATGCCTTCAAGGAGGACCATGGGGGATGCCCTAATACTCCCCAATGGACAAATCTTGTTCATTAATGGAGCGCAAGTGGGTACGTCTGCATGGTGGGATGCAGACCAACCCAATTTGACTCCGGTCTTGTATAGTCCTGAAAAGGCGAAAGGAAAGAGATTTAAGGTTATGAAGCCTACGACGATTGCGAGAATGTACCATTCAACCTCCGCAGTGATTCCTAATGGCAAGATTTGGGTTGCTGGTAGCAACACTCATGACACTTACAAAGATCATGATAAGTTCCCAACTGAAACTAGGGTTGAAGGATTCTCTCCTCCTTATCTTGACCCTAAGCTAGACAACTTTCGACCTCAAATCATTGAACAAACTTCCACCAAGGATTTGAAGTATGGAGTTAACTTTGAGACACAATTTTCAGTCAAGAGAGGATTTCATTTGACCAAGAATGATATCAAAGTTACCATGTACTTCCCTCCTTTTACAACTCATGGAGTGTCTATGAGCCAAAGGCTTTTGGTTCTCAAAAATGAAGCTTTTGTTAAAGATTTTATTAAGGGGGTTTTTAAGTTAACCTCCGTGGCGCCGCCCGCCGGTGAGGTTGCTCCTCCGGGatattacttgctatttgtTGTCCACCGTGGGGTACCTAGCAAAGGAATGTGGGTACACATTCAGAAATAG
- the LOC107490237 gene encoding probable xyloglucan endotransglucosylase/hydrolase protein 26 isoform X1, with amino-acid sequence MAAASEKMFLALLFIFFMARGIIIVDANFGKSMYLTWGTQHASIQGEDLQLVLDQTSVIISGSAAQTKIPFLFGSIESKIKLVPNNSAGTVTAYYLSSTGSQHDEIDFEFLGNISGQPYIVHTNIYTQGNGSKEQQFYLWFDPTADFHNYTIHWNPTQVVWYIDSIPIRVFMNNEEEGIAYPNKQGMKVYTSLWNADDWATRGGLVKTNWTNAPFIARLNRFRARACKWNGPISINNCASNVPSNWWTSPIYKQLSYAQMGQLNWVRNNYMIYDYCKDTKRFNGQVPPECFKTQF; translated from the exons ATGGCAGCAGCATCCGAAAAAATGTTTTTGGCTTTGttgttcatatttttcatgGCACGAGGGATTATCATAGTGGATGCAAACTTTGGTAAAAGCATGTATCTCACATGGGGTACCCAACATGCTTCAATTCAGGGTGAAGATCTTCAGCTTGTGTTAGATCAAACTTCAG TTATAATTTCAGGTTCTGCTGCTCAAACAAAGATACCATTCTTATTTGGAAGTATAGAATCGAAAATCAAACTGGTACCTAATAATTCTGCAGGAACTGTTACAGCCTATTAT CTATCCTCTACAGGAAGTCAACATGATGAGATAGACTTTGAGTTCTTAGGCAACATTTCAGGACAACCATATATTGTCCACACAAACATATATACACAAGGAAATGGAAGCAAAGAGCAACAATTTTACCTTTGGTTTGACCCTACCGCTGATTTTCACAATTACACCATTCATTGGAACCCCACTCAAGTTGT GTGGTATATTGATAGCATACCGATTAGAGTTTTTATGAACAATGAAGAGGAGGGCATAGCATACCCAAACAAGCAAGGAATGAAAGTATACACAAGCCTATGGAATGCAGATGATTGGGCCACAAGGGGTGGTTTGGTGAAGACTAATTGGACCAATGCACCATTCATTGCAAGGTTGAACCGTTTCAGAGCAAGGGCTTGCAAATGGAATGGACCAATTAGCATAAACAATTGTGCCTCTAATGTCCCTTCTAATTGGTGGACTTCACCCATTTACAAGCAATTAAGCTATGCACAGATGGGTCAGTTAAATTGGGTTAGAAACAATTACATGATCTATGATTACTGCAAAGATACCAAGAGATTCAATGGTCAAGTGCCTCCTGAATGTTTTAAGACACAGTTCTAA